One Beggiatoa leptomitoformis DNA segment encodes these proteins:
- the lpxL gene encoding LpxL/LpxP family Kdo(2)-lipid IV(A) lauroyl/palmitoleoyl acyltransferase, whose translation MFAQFFHHSPLSPLYWHWWLIIAILWFITRLPLPWQLIIGRQIGYCLYLLASRRRHIATININLCFPERSDSERLTLVKESFFVLGEGLLELLSAWWMPTNRLKVQWHVIGEEHVIKALERNKGIILLSAHFTALEMGGRYVTTRFPKQIHAIYRHHRNPVLEYVTHYSREKHAEKAIRRDAVREMLRSLKANKILWLATDQNFGHKNSVFANFFGIPTATNTVVSRLAGFSDSVIIPFFTQRLPNQQGYKIIYLPPLDNFPSGDYLTDTNRLNKIIENQIREVPEQYLWTHRRFKDRPAGEKSFYDA comes from the coding sequence ATGTTCGCCCAATTTTTCCATCATTCCCCCTTATCTCCCCTATACTGGCACTGGTGGCTCATCATTGCCATCCTCTGGTTTATCACGCGCTTACCGCTACCATGGCAACTGATTATCGGGCGACAAATTGGCTATTGTCTCTATTTGCTTGCATCGCGTCGTCGTCATATTGCAACTATCAACATCAACCTATGTTTCCCTGAACGCAGTGATAGCGAACGTCTTACACTCGTTAAAGAAAGTTTTTTTGTACTGGGCGAAGGCTTGCTAGAACTCCTCTCCGCATGGTGGATGCCCACCAATCGCCTCAAAGTACAATGGCATGTTATTGGCGAAGAACACGTCATAAAAGCCCTTGAACGCAACAAAGGCATAATTTTATTAAGCGCGCACTTTACCGCCCTAGAAATGGGGGGGCGTTATGTCACCACACGCTTTCCTAAACAAATACATGCTATTTACCGACACCACCGAAATCCTGTTTTAGAATACGTCACTCATTACAGCCGCGAAAAACACGCTGAAAAAGCCATTCGTCGTGATGCCGTGCGCGAAATGCTTCGTAGTTTAAAAGCAAATAAAATTCTTTGGTTAGCCACAGACCAAAACTTTGGACATAAAAACAGCGTATTTGCCAATTTCTTCGGCATTCCCACTGCTACCAATACGGTTGTTAGCCGTTTGGCAGGATTTAGCGATTCTGTCATCATCCCTTTTTTTACCCAACGACTCCCCAACCAACAAGGCTACAAAATTATTTACTTACCCCCCCTAGATAATTTTCCCAGCGGAGACTATTTAACCGATACCAATCGCTTAAATAAAATCATTGAAAACCAAATACGTGAAGTGCCAGAACAATATTTATGGACACACCGACGCTTTAAAGACCGCCCAGCGGGAGAAAAATCATTTTATGACGCATAA
- the gpmA gene encoding 2,3-diphosphoglycerate-dependent phosphoglycerate mutase — protein MYKIVLLRHGESVWNKENRFTGWTDVELSAKGLEEATQAGQLLKKEGFIFDIAYTSVLKRAIRTLWITLDQMDLMWIPVYRNWRLNERHYGALQGLNKTEVAQQHGEEMVKVWRRSYDVPPPALEKTDARYAGNDPRYHSLSEAELPLTESLKETVSRFVPYWEETIVPNIKAGKKIIIVAHGNSIRSLIKYLDNVSETDIVGLNIPTAIPLVYELDENCKPIKHYYLGDQAAVEAAVNSVANQGQAK, from the coding sequence ATGTACAAAATCGTTTTACTCAGACACGGTGAAAGTGTTTGGAATAAAGAAAACCGCTTCACAGGTTGGACAGATGTTGAACTGTCTGCTAAAGGATTAGAAGAAGCAACACAAGCAGGACAACTTTTGAAAAAAGAAGGCTTTATATTTGATATTGCCTATACTTCCGTGTTGAAAAGAGCCATTCGTACCCTGTGGATTACTTTAGACCAAATGGATTTAATGTGGATTCCTGTCTATCGCAACTGGCGATTAAACGAACGGCATTATGGCGCGTTACAAGGACTAAATAAAACCGAAGTCGCGCAACAACATGGTGAGGAAATGGTTAAGGTATGGCGACGTAGCTATGATGTTCCACCCCCTGCCTTAGAAAAGACGGATGCACGTTATGCAGGTAACGACCCACGTTATCACAGCCTCAGTGAAGCAGAATTGCCCCTGACAGAAAGTTTAAAAGAAACCGTCAGCCGTTTTGTGCCTTATTGGGAAGAAACCATTGTGCCTAATATTAAAGCGGGCAAAAAAATCATTATCGTTGCACATGGCAATAGTATTCGTTCACTAATCAAATATTTGGACAATGTGTCGGAAACAGATATTGTGGGCTTAAATATTCCCACCGCTATTCCTTTAGTCTATGAATTAGACGAAAATTGTAAGCCCATCAAACACTATTACTTGGGCGACCAAGCAGCCGTAGAAGCAGCCGTTAATTCGGTCGCCAATCAAGGACAGGCAAAATAA
- a CDS encoding HugZ family protein, whose protein sequence is MSDKSIEARALLLENKHGVLSTLLADDPQYPFGSIVPYCLDRLGNPLILISRLAQHSKNILAHPKVSLTINQATTGNVLMAPRLTCLADVGSLATDDEDSKTRYYRYYPEGEAYHQQLDFHFYRLIIKKALYIGGFGRIEWLASDELVKPNPLSAEEEQQVLTHFNTEHQAALRHYYQTSQHVVIDVRQTLTMVGVDSDGFDVRAVERLHRFAFNQTIKDITEVRQALVAMAQV, encoded by the coding sequence ATGAGCGATAAATCAATTGAAGCCCGCGCTTTACTATTGGAAAATAAACACGGCGTACTCTCCACCTTATTAGCAGACGACCCACAATATCCATTCGGTTCAATCGTCCCTTACTGTTTGGACAGACTAGGCAACCCGCTGATTCTCATTAGCCGATTAGCCCAACATAGTAAAAATATTTTGGCACACCCTAAGGTTTCGCTCACCATTAACCAAGCAACCACAGGTAATGTGCTAATGGCACCGCGTTTAACCTGTTTAGCGGATGTCGGTTCGCTGGCAACGGATGATGAAGACAGTAAAACACGTTACTATCGTTATTATCCTGAAGGTGAAGCGTATCACCAACAACTGGATTTTCATTTTTATCGCCTCATTATTAAAAAAGCCCTTTATATTGGCGGATTTGGACGAATAGAATGGTTAGCCAGTGATGAATTGGTCAAACCCAATCCATTAAGTGCAGAAGAAGAACAGCAAGTGCTGACACACTTTAATACAGAACATCAAGCCGCGTTGCGTCACTATTACCAAACGTCGCAACACGTAGTGATTGATGTACGGCAAACACTCACAATGGTTGGTGTGGACAGTGATGGCTTTGATGTGCGGGCAGTAGAACGATTGCATCGTTTTGCTTTCAACCAAACGATTAAAGATATAACCGAGGTTAGACAAGCCCTCGTGGCAATGGCGCAGGTGTAG
- the accA gene encoding acetyl-CoA carboxylase carboxyl transferase subunit alpha gives MNLNFLEFEQPIAELEAKIDELRYVGKDNEINISDEIERLKNKSEELTRSIFSALSAWQIAQLARHPQRPYLLDYIEHVFTEFKELHGDRAFADDEAIIGGLARLAGRSVMVIGHQKGRSTREKIQRNFGMPRPEGYRKALRLMRMAERFRLPILTFIDTPGAYPGVDAEERGQSEAIARNLYEMIGLTVPIICTVVGEGGSGGALAIGVGDRVAMLEYSTYSVISPEGCASILWKSADKAPEAAEAMNLTSKRLKELGLIDIIIPEPLGGAHRDVPQMMENMSQILQSTLKVLDELTIEDLLESRYQRFMQFGVFEEA, from the coding sequence ATGAATCTGAATTTTTTAGAGTTTGAACAACCCATCGCAGAACTTGAAGCAAAAATTGATGAATTACGCTATGTTGGTAAAGATAATGAAATCAACATCAGTGATGAAATAGAACGGCTCAAAAATAAAAGTGAAGAACTAACCCGTTCTATTTTCAGCGCGCTCAGCGCGTGGCAAATCGCCCAACTGGCGCGCCATCCGCAACGCCCCTACCTATTAGACTATATCGAACATGTCTTTACTGAATTTAAAGAATTACATGGTGATAGAGCGTTTGCCGACGACGAAGCGATTATCGGTGGATTAGCCCGCTTAGCGGGTCGTTCCGTAATGGTTATTGGACACCAAAAAGGGCGCAGCACACGGGAAAAAATTCAACGCAATTTTGGAATGCCCCGCCCAGAAGGCTACCGTAAAGCCTTACGACTAATGCGCATGGCAGAACGATTTCGCTTACCCATTTTAACCTTCATCGACACCCCCGGTGCTTATCCCGGTGTGGACGCAGAAGAACGTGGACAAAGCGAAGCTATTGCCCGTAACCTCTACGAAATGATAGGGCTAACAGTACCTATTATCTGCACAGTGGTTGGCGAAGGCGGGTCGGGCGGTGCGCTAGCCATTGGGGTTGGCGATAGAGTTGCCATGTTGGAATACAGCACATACTCCGTGATTTCACCCGAAGGTTGCGCATCTATTTTATGGAAAAGCGCGGATAAAGCCCCAGAAGCGGCAGAAGCAATGAATTTAACCTCTAAACGCTTAAAAGAATTGGGGCTAATTGACATCATTATCCCTGAACCATTAGGTGGGGCGCATCGAGACGTACCGCAAATGATGGAAAATATGAGTCAAATTTTACAAAGCACACTGAAAGTCTTAGACGAACTAACCATAGAAGACCTATTAGAGTCTCGCTATCAACGGTTTATGCAATTTGGTGTGTTTGAAGAAGCATAA
- a CDS encoding rhodanese-like domain-containing protein, whose translation MGQLMEFVGNHPFLFIALFVVTGMLAWHTLNSLQGGVSLQPQEVTMKINHDDAIVVDVREESEYIQGHIINSLHIPLGSLEGKLNRLEKYRSRPIVVSCMSGQRSASAVGILKKNGFENVYNLGGGIMAWQNANLPVTKGKESKEKLGTEVTIEKA comes from the coding sequence ATGGGACAATTGATGGAATTTGTAGGCAATCATCCTTTTTTATTTATAGCGTTGTTTGTGGTTACGGGGATGTTAGCGTGGCACACACTAAATAGTTTACAAGGTGGGGTTTCATTACAGCCTCAAGAAGTAACCATGAAAATCAATCATGATGATGCCATTGTGGTTGATGTGCGGGAAGAGAGTGAATATATTCAAGGGCATATCATTAACTCACTGCATATTCCCTTGGGCAGTTTGGAAGGCAAATTGAATCGATTAGAAAAATACCGTTCTCGCCCAATCGTCGTCAGTTGCATGTCTGGACAACGCTCTGCAAGTGCCGTAGGGATTCTCAAGAAAAATGGTTTCGAGAATGTGTATAATTTGGGCGGCGGAATAATGGCATGGCAAAACGCAAATTTACCCGTAACCAAAGGCAAGGAAAGCAAAGAGAAGCTTGGAACAGAAGTGACTATTGAAAAAGCTTAA
- a CDS encoding Rpn family recombination-promoting nuclease/putative transposase, whose protein sequence is MTDHDQSYKLFFSHPEMVKDLLQGFVHEDWVQELDFSTLEKVSGQFTSEDLRSRDNDIIWRIRWQNKWLYVYILMEFQSSIDNYMAIRLMVYIGLLYQDLIKSGITTDKLPPVLPIVLYNGSRRWTAPLNVQDLIEPSPLQNYQPQLHYLLIDEGSYTTAELSSLHNLVAALFRIEKGQTEAEIIAVLNALIEWLKAPEQLSIRNTFVIWLKRVYIPKHLPDSQLSNLVELQEIKVMLAERVEAWYAEGIQKGREEGKLEGILEGKLEGKIEGKQDAVLNCLSLRFGKPALEIQQIIYNAQDTATLDELMKHALFADSLATFQQLAQIKH, encoded by the coding sequence ATGACTGACCATGACCAAAGTTATAAACTATTCTTTTCACACCCAGAAATGGTCAAAGACTTATTACAAGGCTTTGTTCATGAAGATTGGGTGCAAGAACTAGATTTTTCCACATTAGAAAAAGTCAGTGGTCAGTTTACCAGTGAAGACTTACGCAGTCGGGACAACGATATTATCTGGCGAATTCGTTGGCAAAATAAATGGTTGTACGTGTATATTCTGATGGAATTTCAATCTAGTATAGATAACTACATGGCAATACGCCTAATGGTTTACATCGGCTTACTCTATCAAGACCTGATAAAAAGTGGCATAACCACTGACAAATTGCCGCCTGTTTTGCCCATTGTTTTGTACAACGGTAGTCGACGGTGGACAGCCCCTCTAAATGTACAAGATTTGATAGAACCTTCCCCCTTACAAAACTACCAACCCCAACTACACTATTTACTAATAGACGAAGGCAGTTACACCACAGCAGAATTATCCTCTTTACACAACCTAGTTGCTGCGTTATTCCGCATAGAAAAAGGGCAAACGGAAGCAGAAATTATTGCTGTATTAAACGCACTGATTGAGTGGCTCAAAGCCCCCGAACAACTCAGCATCAGAAATACCTTTGTGATATGGCTAAAACGGGTTTACATACCTAAACATTTACCCGATAGTCAGTTATCGAACTTAGTAGAACTACAGGAGATAAAAGTTATGTTAGCCGAACGTGTAGAGGCTTGGTATGCAGAAGGCATTCAAAAAGGACGAGAAGAAGGCAAATTAGAAGGAATACTTGAAGGCAAATTAGAGGGTAAAATAGAAGGAAAACAAGATGCTGTTCTCAATTGTTTAAGCCTCCGTTTTGGTAAACCCGCTTTAGAAATTCAACAGATTATCTACAATGCACAAGATACCGCAACTTTAGATGAACTGATGAAACATGCCCTATTTGCAGATTCTTTGGCTACTTTTCAACAATTAGCTCAGATTAAACATTGA
- a CDS encoding ribonuclease catalytic domain-containing protein — protein sequence MTDFDGQVWAAQDDDNVQFICISKRVKNKIQAVNEKGRDTRVSEEKLLWQYHSDVRDLNEWQNLAFNLQTIIDSLRSQIDIALLWETALDMQLTDINDIAELYFGGDVTAEHFVAIWRVLADDRLYFKRRGKVWEARTTEQITELKLQREREQARAKAQLLANEWLKNAAYQDSATVTPEILPFIERLECWLRGDTDKDISELIERIAESARLNSRELAFEVLQKSGRLPANADRDVIVAGLKPEFSTTVNEAAQAITHWNPPAEQKITDVFFSIDDEETREVDDALTIETDGDNWKITIAIADPSVVIHRGDVLDREAMRRGTTVYLPTQTVLMLPESVSCNIASLAPQQVRSAILLRAWLDKDANLINSSISREPIIVRRRLHYSDADKMLASTETDNDTLALQQLLNIAKQRQAQRLAEGAFNLQRPELKIKVSNGQVSVEILDKDSPSRLLVAEMMILANHIAAKYAQHHQVPIIYRTQESPLEPITPELLAEPLGFYRVRKLLRPSSLSLQPAGHSGLGLSAYTQLTSPLRRFADLVMQRQLVAHIVGEPLPYDQDELFKVLETAERTSRESRSVENDAKKRFFMQYLQESWSEQPFQAMLLDTVKGGYKVEMRPWGIDGFLGGNDRLELGQVVTVMVDKIRVRDGYARLKVV from the coding sequence GTGACTGATTTTGATGGGCAAGTGTGGGCAGCACAAGATGATGACAACGTACAATTTATTTGCATCAGCAAACGGGTTAAAAACAAAATCCAAGCTGTGAACGAAAAAGGACGCGATACGCGCGTCTCTGAAGAAAAATTACTCTGGCAATATCACAGTGATGTCCGCGACCTGAATGAATGGCAAAATCTCGCCTTCAATCTCCAAACCATTATTGATAGCCTCCGCAGTCAAATCGACATCGCACTACTCTGGGAAACTGCGCTCGACATGCAGTTGACGGATATCAATGACATCGCAGAACTTTATTTTGGGGGAGATGTTACCGCTGAACACTTTGTTGCTATTTGGCGCGTATTAGCTGATGACCGTTTATACTTCAAACGACGTGGCAAAGTCTGGGAAGCCCGCACCACCGAACAAATCACCGAATTAAAACTACAACGTGAACGCGAACAAGCCCGAGCTAAAGCCCAATTACTCGCCAACGAATGGCTAAAAAATGCGGCTTATCAAGACAGTGCAACCGTCACACCTGAAATATTACCCTTCATAGAACGCCTAGAATGCTGGTTACGTGGCGATACCGACAAAGACATAAGCGAACTTATTGAACGTATTGCAGAATCTGCCCGTTTAAATTCCCGCGAATTGGCTTTTGAAGTGCTACAAAAAAGCGGACGCTTACCCGCCAATGCTGACCGTGATGTCATCGTTGCAGGCTTAAAACCCGAATTTTCGACAACAGTCAACGAAGCCGCTCAAGCTATCACACATTGGAATCCCCCAGCAGAACAAAAAATTACCGACGTTTTTTTCAGCATTGATGACGAAGAAACGCGCGAAGTTGACGACGCATTAACCATTGAAACAGATGGCGACAACTGGAAAATCACCATTGCAATTGCTGACCCCTCTGTCGTTATCCATCGCGGAGATGTCTTAGACCGCGAAGCCATGCGCCGTGGCACAACGGTTTATTTACCCACTCAAACCGTTCTAATGCTCCCCGAAAGCGTTTCTTGCAACATCGCAAGCCTTGCACCACAACAAGTCCGCTCCGCTATCCTACTGCGTGCATGGCTAGACAAAGATGCAAATCTAATAAACAGCAGTATTAGTCGAGAACCGATTATCGTCCGCCGTCGCCTCCACTACAGCGACGCAGACAAAATGCTTGCCAGTACAGAAACCGACAACGACACCCTTGCTTTACAACAACTCTTAAACATCGCCAAACAACGTCAAGCCCAACGCTTAGCGGAAGGTGCGTTTAATTTACAACGTCCTGAATTAAAAATTAAAGTTTCCAACGGGCAAGTTTCTGTAGAAATTTTAGATAAAGACTCACCCAGTCGCCTGCTTGTTGCAGAAATGATGATTCTAGCAAACCATATTGCTGCAAAATACGCACAACATCATCAAGTGCCGATTATCTACCGTACACAAGAATCTCCATTAGAACCCATTACGCCCGAATTATTAGCAGAACCATTAGGTTTTTATCGCGTACGTAAATTATTACGTCCTTCAAGTTTATCGCTACAACCCGCAGGACACAGCGGACTAGGCTTATCAGCCTACACACAATTAACATCGCCACTCCGTCGTTTTGCCGATTTAGTTATGCAACGCCAACTCGTCGCCCACATCGTTGGTGAGCCGTTACCGTATGACCAAGATGAATTATTCAAAGTTTTAGAAACCGCCGAACGCACTTCGCGCGAATCTCGCTCGGTAGAAAATGACGCGAAAAAACGCTTTTTTATGCAGTATTTGCAAGAATCATGGAGTGAACAACCCTTTCAAGCAATGTTATTGGATACGGTAAAAGGGGGTTATAAAGTTGAGATGCGCCCATGGGGCATTGATGGCTTTTTAGGCGGAAATGACCGTTTAGAATTGGGTCAGGTGGTTACTGTGATGGTGGATAAAATACGGGTTCGGGATGGGTATGCAAGGTTGAAGGTGGTATAA
- a CDS encoding NUDIX domain-containing protein: MSPPFPKQIELLNKTIAYNGYFKIVKYQLRHTLFRGGWSGDITREVFERGHAVALLPYDPILEQVVLVEQFRTGALNLENPEQSWLWEIIAGIIEPNETPLDVAHREAEEEAGCVVTNVIPLHNILLSPGGTTETCQLFCGQVDASKVGGVHGLADENEDIQAHVVSVTEALALIDNGVIRSSPAIIALQWLALHQAAVKQRWKGL, from the coding sequence GTGTCTCCTCCCTTCCCCAAACAAATAGAATTACTCAATAAAACCATCGCCTATAATGGCTATTTTAAAATTGTTAAATACCAATTGCGCCATACGTTATTTCGCGGCGGTTGGAGTGGTGATATTACCCGCGAAGTATTCGAACGTGGTCACGCGGTCGCCTTACTACCATACGACCCTATTCTTGAACAAGTTGTATTAGTTGAACAATTTAGAACAGGGGCATTAAACTTAGAAAATCCTGAACAATCATGGCTATGGGAAATTATTGCAGGCATTATTGAACCCAACGAAACCCCGCTTGATGTTGCCCACCGTGAGGCAGAAGAAGAAGCAGGCTGTGTCGTTACTAATGTGATTCCCTTACATAATATATTACTAAGTCCGGGCGGAACGACAGAAACATGTCAACTATTTTGCGGACAAGTGGATGCAAGCAAAGTCGGCGGTGTGCATGGTTTAGCTGATGAAAATGAAGATATTCAAGCGCATGTTGTTTCTGTGACTGAGGCACTTGCGTTGATTGATAATGGCGTTATTCGTTCATCACCAGCCATTATTGCCTTGCAATGGCTAGCATTACATCAAGCAGCGGTCAAACAACGCTGGAAAGGGCTGTGA
- a CDS encoding ArsR/SmtB family transcription factor gives MAENIQPIALITHDDDIERAARSMKAMSHPLRLKILCTLGENELSVQDIVEQVGTSQSNISQHLAILRDKGILTSRKDANRVYYRVGDARTLRLISMMREVFCSFCS, from the coding sequence ATGGCAGAGAACATTCAACCGATTGCGCTGATTACCCACGATGATGATATTGAACGTGCAGCGCGTTCGATGAAAGCAATGTCTCATCCCTTGCGATTAAAAATTTTATGCACATTGGGTGAGAATGAATTAAGCGTACAAGACATTGTAGAACAAGTCGGTACGTCACAAAGTAATATTTCACAACATTTAGCCATTTTGCGGGATAAGGGTATTTTAACATCACGTAAAGATGCAAATCGTGTTTATTATCGTGTAGGTGATGCGCGAACCCTTCGTTTAATCAGTATGATGCGTGAAGTTTTTTGCTCGTTTTGTAGCTAA
- the secB gene encoding protein-export chaperone SecB, whose translation MADENQQVQENFQIGTIYIKDVSFETTSSPDVWNAQGKLAPETEISSSINVLRQDVYEVILKINVTVKVEDSTAFIIEIQQAGVFVVQGFIPERLNYMLHSYCLNILFPYARANVADLVMRGGFPPLTLGIMNFDAMYAQRMQQLRDEAAAKSTTTATA comes from the coding sequence GTGGCAGACGAAAATCAACAAGTACAAGAAAATTTTCAAATTGGTACGATTTATATTAAAGATGTCTCTTTTGAAACCACCAGCTCTCCCGACGTGTGGAATGCACAAGGGAAATTAGCCCCAGAAACAGAAATTAGCAGTAGTATTAATGTTCTACGTCAAGATGTCTATGAAGTCATCCTGAAAATTAATGTAACAGTTAAAGTAGAAGACAGCACTGCATTTATTATTGAAATTCAACAAGCTGGTGTTTTTGTGGTTCAAGGCTTTATTCCTGAACGCTTAAATTACATGTTGCACAGCTATTGCCTAAATATCCTCTTTCCTTACGCCCGTGCGAATGTTGCCGACCTCGTCATGCGTGGCGGATTCCCTCCTTTAACACTTGGCATCATGAATTTCGACGCGATGTATGCGCAACGGATGCAACAACTCCGTGACGAAGCTGCTGCTAAAAGCACAACAACAGCAACTGCCTAA
- a CDS encoding NAD(P)H-dependent glycerol-3-phosphate dehydrogenase, which produces MTKLLLKAQQQQLPNFLSLDKTRCMLLPSALLVFGAGSWGTALALVLARQHYPVYLWGKNPDHVRTMQEQRCNARFLPNAAFPDNLQAVTDFATLMPAVQDIIIVVPSHGFRETLQKIKPYVTSQHRLCWATKGLEYQTGLLLHEVARAELGENIPLAVLSGPSFASEVAAALPTAVTIATNDTAYARHLAQLFHHSSFRAYTSNDMVGVQIGGAVKNVIAIATGIADGLKMGANTRAALITRGLSEIVRLGTALGGQRETFMGLAGLGDLVLTCTDNQSRNRRFGYYLAQGTDITSAQAQVGQVVEGVHAATITHQLAQKHAVEMPIVEHVNHVLTGQCTLLEAAQALLAREPKPEM; this is translated from the coding sequence GTGACGAAGCTGCTGCTAAAAGCACAACAACAGCAACTGCCTAATTTCCTATCACTTGATAAAACACGTTGCATGTTATTGCCGTCCGCCTTATTAGTTTTCGGGGCAGGGTCATGGGGAACTGCATTAGCCCTTGTACTTGCCCGCCAACACTATCCCGTTTATTTATGGGGCAAAAACCCTGACCATGTTCGCACAATGCAGGAACAACGCTGTAATGCGCGGTTTCTGCCAAATGCGGCTTTTCCTGATAACCTGCAAGCTGTGACAGATTTCGCTACGCTTATGCCTGCGGTGCAAGATATTATTATCGTTGTTCCCAGTCATGGTTTTCGGGAAACCTTACAAAAAATTAAACCCTATGTCACATCTCAACACCGCCTATGCTGGGCGACAAAAGGGCTAGAATATCAAACAGGGCTACTATTACATGAAGTTGCCCGTGCAGAATTAGGCGAAAATATTCCGTTAGCGGTATTGTCAGGTCCTTCATTTGCGAGTGAAGTCGCCGCAGCGTTACCAACGGCTGTTACCATTGCGACAAATGATACGGCTTATGCACGTCATCTTGCCCAATTGTTTCATCACTCCTCGTTTCGTGCTTATACCAGCAACGATATGGTTGGCGTGCAAATTGGCGGCGCGGTGAAAAACGTAATTGCCATTGCGACAGGTATTGCTGACGGACTAAAAATGGGTGCAAATACCCGAGCGGCTCTAATAACACGGGGACTTAGTGAAATCGTGCGCTTAGGAACAGCACTGGGTGGACAGCGTGAAACCTTTATGGGATTAGCGGGATTAGGCGATTTAGTTTTAACCTGTACAGATAACCAATCGCGTAATCGACGTTTTGGCTACTATCTTGCGCAGGGAACAGACATTACCAGCGCACAAGCGCAAGTTGGACAAGTGGTTGAGGGCGTACACGCCGCGACTATCACTCACCAACTAGCACAAAAACACGCGGTAGAAATGCCGATTGTAGAACATGTCAACCACGTTTTAACAGGACAATGCACGCTATTAGAAGCTGCACAAGCCCTGTTAGCCCGCGAACCGAAGCCAGAAATGTGA